In the genome of Fervidobacterium gondwanense DSM 13020, one region contains:
- the upp gene encoding uracil phosphoribosyltransferase: MLYVVDHPLVKHKLTIMRKRDTGPKEFRELLREITLLIAYEATRHIEVFEMDVETPLEKTKGYYINDKDIVIIPILRAGLGMVDGILQLLPNASVGHIGIYRDPQTLKAVDYYFKTPKLNDKSEIFILDPMLATGVSAIDAITKVKELGGKQITFISLISSPEGVKALEDAHPDVDIYTASLDRELNNHGYILPGLGDAGDRLFRTK, from the coding sequence ATGCTATACGTTGTTGACCATCCTTTGGTAAAACATAAACTTACCATAATGCGAAAAAGGGACACAGGACCAAAGGAATTCAGAGAATTGCTCAGAGAGATAACTTTACTCATCGCTTACGAAGCGACAAGGCACATTGAAGTGTTCGAAATGGATGTTGAAACACCTTTAGAAAAGACGAAGGGTTACTACATAAACGATAAAGATATAGTCATAATACCTATATTAAGAGCTGGGCTTGGAATGGTTGATGGGATACTTCAACTACTTCCGAACGCATCGGTTGGCCACATCGGTATTTACAGAGACCCGCAGACGTTGAAAGCTGTTGATTATTATTTTAAGACACCTAAGCTCAACGATAAGAGTGAGATATTTATCTTGGATCCGATGCTTGCGACAGGTGTATCTGCAATCGATGCGATAACGAAAGTTAAAGAATTGGGAGGTAAGCAAATCACTTTCATTTCTTTAATCTCATCCCCTGAAGGTGTGAAAGCACTCGAGGATGCTCATCCAGATGTTGATATCTACACTGCTTCACTTGACAGAGAATTGAACAACCACGGATATATATTGCCAGGACTTGGCGACGCTGGGGACAGATTGTTTAGAACGAAATGA
- the prfA gene encoding peptide chain release factor 1, which produces MESIRNWVNETLSELEKKLMENLELKDMIKVSSDFTKYKELGELINEYFNLLDEIELWREEPGSEDEISKLERKIEGLSNEILALLLPDDEFRDRNVFLEIRAGTGGEEAALFAGDLLRMYLRYAESKGWDTEILDESKSDLGGYKEVVIRIKGKNSGTYMKYERGVHRVQRVPVTESGGRIHTSTATVAVLPEIKDVDVYIDPKDLRIDTYRASGAGGQYVNKTESAIRITHIPTGIVVTCQSERSQLQNKERAMMVLRAKLYELARREQEEKMSSERKNQIGSGERSEKIRTYNFPQNRVTDHRINLTIYNLQAVLDGNLDLIIPKLMQYDIEEQLKGLGIIQEVEGE; this is translated from the coding sequence ATGGAGAGCATAAGGAATTGGGTAAACGAGACTCTAAGTGAATTAGAGAAGAAGCTCATGGAAAACCTCGAGCTGAAGGATATGATTAAGGTTTCATCGGATTTTACTAAGTATAAAGAGCTCGGTGAACTCATAAACGAGTATTTTAATCTCTTGGATGAAATAGAATTGTGGAGAGAAGAGCCTGGTAGTGAAGATGAGATATCAAAACTTGAGAGAAAAATCGAGGGACTTTCAAATGAAATTCTTGCTCTCTTGCTTCCAGATGATGAATTTAGAGACAGAAATGTCTTCTTAGAAATCAGAGCGGGAACGGGAGGCGAAGAGGCTGCGCTTTTTGCTGGTGACCTGCTAAGGATGTACCTTAGGTATGCAGAATCAAAAGGCTGGGATACCGAGATACTTGATGAAAGCAAATCCGACCTTGGTGGATACAAGGAAGTGGTGATTAGAATAAAAGGAAAAAATAGTGGGACGTATATGAAATATGAACGAGGTGTTCACAGAGTTCAAAGAGTACCGGTTACAGAATCTGGTGGGAGGATTCACACATCAACTGCCACCGTCGCAGTTTTACCAGAAATTAAAGATGTAGATGTGTATATAGACCCAAAGGATTTGAGAATAGATACCTATAGAGCAAGTGGTGCGGGAGGACAGTATGTTAATAAAACCGAGTCTGCAATTAGAATTACTCATATCCCAACGGGTATTGTTGTTACATGTCAATCTGAAAGGTCCCAGCTGCAGAATAAAGAAAGAGCGATGATGGTTTTAAGGGCAAAACTTTACGAATTAGCAAGAAGAGAGCAAGAGGAGAAGATGTCTTCTGAAAGGAAGAACCAGATTGGAAGCGGAGAGAGAAGCGAAAAGATACGTACGTACAACTTCCCGCAAAACAGGGTTACTGATCATAGAATTAACCTTACAATCTATAACCTTCAGGCTGTGCTTGACGGCAACCTTGATTTGATTATTCCAAAACTAATGCAGTATGACATAGAAGAACAGTTGAAAGGTCTTGGCATAATTCAAGAAGTGGAGGGAGAATGA
- a CDS encoding endonuclease V, with product MKRKVADIDRITNGCSEAFEFSDLMDVQNKLREKVELNFLDFDELETIAGIDVSYIDEEALGIVVLLDRELNLIQVLSHRERVNFPYIPGFLAFREAPVILKCFEQLEKLPDLAVFDGQGIAHPRGLGIASHVGVLLGIPTIGVAKSRLHGYCEQPKQVGEATVLRNERGEKIGYCYMSKPKTKPIIISPGHKCDADSALSIVKRLIKGYKLPEPVRLAHYYSQKLKSGI from the coding sequence ATGAAAAGGAAAGTAGCTGATATCGACAGAATCACGAACGGGTGCAGTGAAGCTTTTGAATTTTCGGATTTAATGGACGTACAAAACAAGCTCCGCGAAAAAGTGGAGCTTAACTTTTTGGATTTCGATGAACTTGAGACTATTGCCGGTATCGATGTTAGCTACATCGATGAAGAGGCCTTAGGTATAGTTGTTCTGCTTGATAGAGAACTTAACCTCATCCAAGTTCTTTCCCACCGAGAAAGGGTTAACTTTCCATACATACCGGGATTCTTGGCATTCAGAGAAGCACCGGTTATTTTGAAATGTTTCGAGCAACTTGAAAAACTGCCTGACTTAGCTGTCTTCGACGGACAAGGTATAGCACACCCGCGCGGTCTTGGAATAGCGAGTCATGTCGGGGTTTTGCTCGGTATTCCAACGATTGGGGTCGCAAAAAGTAGACTACATGGTTATTGTGAACAGCCAAAGCAAGTTGGCGAAGCGACAGTATTAAGAAATGAGAGAGGAGAAAAAATAGGCTATTGCTACATGTCGAAACCTAAAACAAAGCCAATCATTATTTCTCCAGGGCATAAGTGTGATGCTGATTCTGCACTGAGTATAGTCAAGCGCTTGATTAAGGGATACAAATTACCTGAACCGGTGCGATTAGCTCATTATTACTCACAAAAGTTGAAGTCAGGAATATAA
- a CDS encoding ferritin, which yields MMSEKVFNALNEQVGKEIFSSYLYLSMATYFDANDLPGFAKWMKVQAKEELGHAMKIYEFLYERGSRVELPALEKPKSDWKSPLDAFEAAYEHEKFITKSINTILEIAKEEKDYATEQFLQWFIKEQVEEEAQTDLIVRKLKKLQDSPTGLYMLDKELGNRE from the coding sequence ATGATGAGCGAAAAAGTTTTCAACGCTTTAAACGAACAAGTTGGGAAGGAGATATTTTCTTCTTATCTATATTTATCGATGGCAACATACTTTGATGCAAATGATTTACCCGGATTTGCAAAGTGGATGAAGGTCCAGGCCAAAGAAGAACTTGGACACGCAATGAAGATTTACGAATTCCTTTACGAAAGAGGTTCAAGAGTTGAACTCCCAGCACTTGAGAAACCAAAGTCAGATTGGAAGAGTCCATTAGATGCATTCGAAGCCGCTTACGAGCATGAGAAATTTATAACCAAAAGCATTAATACCATTCTTGAAATTGCCAAAGAAGAGAAAGATTATGCCACGGAACAATTCCTACAATGGTTCATAAAGGAGCAGGTTGAGGAAGAAGCTCAGACTGACTTGATTGTCAGAAAGCTCAAAAAGCTACAAGATTCCCCGACAGGACTTTACATGCTCGATAAAGAGTTGGGAAATAGAGAATAA
- a CDS encoding SLC13 family permease: protein MIFFILAVYVVAYLYIIFKSETASITTFIFGLLSVLLLGAFDFESVSKIVDFNTLFILIGMMIMVSVLKRRGVFSEISRILIKMSKGNFLVLTMLIYIGIFFLSAFLDNVTTIIIFVPILFYTAESLELDPKPLLTNAILFSNLGGMTTAIGDPPNIVIYSVSKLSFISFITHLMPPGILIMLFQLYFLGKNVRYPRTGIGINIEASKRSENQKWLYYFIAFTGVVLFMAFHEALGLELGVISIIYAFTILFVEDMNIHSIGDDIEWDSIFLISGLYLLNYSIEQINITKPLLAVLSPLANSVFLPLFILWSSMFVSGFLSALPVTLLYLSLIKTLIRLGAGNELYWALALGIGVGGNLTPISSMCNIVGNNLFRNMKNETLSFKEFTKRMLKPVLSGGIISSVFLIVFWWFGI, encoded by the coding sequence TTGATCTTCTTTATATTAGCTGTGTATGTGGTTGCATATTTGTACATAATTTTTAAAAGCGAGACCGCTTCTATAACTACCTTTATATTTGGTTTGCTATCCGTACTCTTGTTGGGAGCTTTTGATTTTGAAAGCGTCTCAAAAATAGTTGATTTTAATACTCTCTTCATACTTATCGGTATGATGATAATGGTTTCTGTATTGAAAAGAAGGGGTGTTTTTAGCGAAATTTCACGTATTCTTATCAAGATGAGTAAAGGAAATTTTCTGGTGCTTACAATGTTAATCTATATTGGTATATTCTTTTTATCCGCTTTCTTAGATAACGTGACAACAATTATCATCTTTGTACCTATATTGTTTTATACTGCTGAATCATTGGAATTGGACCCAAAACCACTTTTAACAAACGCAATCCTTTTTTCAAACTTAGGCGGTATGACAACAGCGATAGGTGACCCACCGAATATAGTAATATACAGCGTTTCTAAGTTAAGTTTTATTTCTTTCATAACTCACCTCATGCCCCCTGGGATACTTATCATGCTTTTTCAGTTATATTTTCTCGGCAAAAATGTCAGGTACCCAAGAACCGGTATTGGTATAAATATCGAAGCATCCAAGCGTTCTGAAAATCAGAAATGGCTTTACTATTTTATTGCCTTCACAGGTGTCGTTTTATTCATGGCATTTCACGAAGCGCTTGGATTGGAACTTGGAGTTATTTCTATAATTTATGCTTTCACAATCTTGTTTGTTGAAGACATGAATATCCACTCTATAGGTGATGATATCGAGTGGGATTCTATATTTCTCATATCAGGGTTGTATCTTCTCAACTATTCAATCGAGCAAATTAACATAACAAAACCTTTATTAGCTGTGCTTTCTCCTCTTGCTAATTCAGTATTTCTTCCTTTGTTTATTCTCTGGTCTTCCATGTTTGTGAGCGGATTCCTCAGCGCACTTCCTGTTACACTTCTTTACCTCTCGTTGATAAAAACTTTAATAAGGTTAGGAGCTGGTAATGAACTCTACTGGGCTCTTGCACTCGGGATTGGTGTCGGTGGAAACCTCACCCCAATTTCATCTATGTGTAATATAGTAGGCAATAATCTTTTTAGAAATATGAAAAACGAAACATTGTCATTCAAAGAGTTCACCAAAAGAATGTTGAAGCCAGTTTTATCTGGTGGTATAATCTCAAGTGTCTTTTTGATCGTATTCTGGTGGTTTGGTATTTGA
- a CDS encoding SLC13 family permease, whose protein sequence is MKIVVAAVFAIVLYFVITNKINKTIAAMAGGLVLLFIRVFPDPFEGLEKSLDINTIFFLVGMMIFVRVMETSGIFEYIGIKTVKLAGKNVRSLFLALTFVVAAVSAFIDNVTTILIFVPITFAITDILEIDPVPFIVGEIFASNIGGTMTPIGDPPNILITSAARIPFTEFAKYMVPINLLILALADLVLIVVGGENFKKKFPAEFIKGLDEKRVVTSKKKFFNSAVFMILIITLFLLQKQLKLESSIIGLTAGFFGLLLFERQEITPFLEKVEWEVIFFFFGLFIITGAMEHVGIMKDIATLLVKLSSGSMTILSSVIVWASGIVSGFVDNIPFAATMIPVIKGLPNINPNFSNITPLWYALALGACLGGNLTPVGASANVVGLTLLKKYKDTEITFGKFLRYAIPVVFISLVISNIYSIILLRII, encoded by the coding sequence GTGAAAATTGTCGTTGCCGCTGTATTTGCAATCGTTTTGTATTTTGTCATAACCAATAAAATAAACAAGACAATAGCAGCAATGGCCGGTGGATTAGTTTTGCTGTTTATTCGAGTTTTTCCGGATCCGTTCGAAGGATTAGAGAAATCTTTAGATATTAATACTATATTCTTCCTTGTTGGAATGATGATCTTTGTAAGAGTAATGGAAACCTCGGGCATATTTGAATACATAGGTATAAAAACTGTGAAGCTGGCTGGCAAGAATGTTCGCTCTCTCTTTTTAGCTCTCACGTTTGTCGTTGCGGCTGTTTCGGCCTTTATAGATAACGTGACAACCATCTTGATATTTGTTCCTATTACATTTGCGATTACTGATATTTTGGAAATAGATCCTGTACCATTCATAGTGGGAGAGATATTTGCATCGAACATCGGTGGTACTATGACGCCTATTGGAGATCCACCGAATATCCTTATCACTTCCGCAGCAAGAATACCGTTCACAGAGTTTGCAAAATACATGGTTCCTATAAATTTATTGATCTTAGCTTTAGCTGACTTGGTTTTGATAGTAGTTGGTGGGGAGAATTTCAAGAAGAAATTTCCAGCTGAATTCATAAAAGGGCTTGACGAAAAAAGGGTTGTAACAAGTAAAAAGAAATTTTTTAACTCTGCCGTCTTTATGATTCTTATAATAACATTATTCTTACTGCAGAAGCAACTTAAGTTGGAAAGTTCAATAATAGGTTTGACGGCTGGTTTTTTTGGATTATTGTTGTTCGAACGCCAGGAGATCACGCCATTTTTAGAAAAGGTTGAATGGGAAGTAATATTCTTTTTCTTCGGACTTTTCATTATAACTGGAGCAATGGAACATGTTGGCATTATGAAAGATATAGCTACATTACTTGTGAAACTTTCAAGTGGTTCGATGACAATTCTTTCATCCGTTATAGTTTGGGCATCTGGAATAGTTTCTGGATTTGTTGACAACATCCCATTTGCAGCAACTATGATACCGGTTATTAAAGGACTTCCGAACATTAATCCTAATTTTTCAAATATAACACCTTTGTGGTATGCTTTGGCACTTGGTGCATGTCTTGGTGGTAATTTGACACCGGTTGGTGCTTCTGCAAACGTTGTAGGCTTGACACTTTTAAAGAAATACAAAGATACTGAAATTACGTTTGGGAAATTCTTAAGATATGCAATACCTGTTGTATTCATAAGTTTGGTCATCTCAAACATTTACTCGATAATCTTGCTAAGGATTATTTAA
- a CDS encoding ABC transporter substrate-binding protein codes for MKKWLVLLVSLFVAVLALAAFDPTVYVEATIGEPDTLDPHLAYDTASGEVLYNVYENLIAYKGRSVSEFEPRLATEVPSVKNGLIKDGGKTYVFPIRKGVKFHNGNPLTPEDVEYSFERGLLYDPEGGPMWVLWYAIFGTHSRDEALEEFVGKPVDEIYDKSGEPKPEYKQKLIDFYKQVVDPAIEVQGDNVVIKLKRAYAPFMNIIAQSAHWAAILDKEYCIKLGLWDGKAETWWKYKDMEKEESPLYGTAMGTGPYKFVEWDRKQQKITLVANENYWREPAKIKKVIIWGIDEWSTRKAMLEKGDADSIAVVLEYLDQLRGNKNIQIIENIPTMSVTVLAFNWSVNPSSKYIGSGKLDGNGIPVDFFNDVNARKAVASAINYDALIRDVLKGFGKRIPTALPEGLLGFDPSLPLYKFNVKSVQDYLKKAWNGQAWTKGIKFSVAYNQGNTARQRVAEMVKMYMEMAAPGKVKIDVQPLQWPTFLDATKRGELPVFILGWLADFPDPDNFIFTYYHSNGDYSSRQGENFRKFVSTPRKELGGKSLDELIEEAAAETDPAVRGKLYAQIQKFVVDNCISVPVYQPVGVRVQRTWVKGWFDNPMRPGMDFYTVYKQQ; via the coding sequence GTGAAAAAGTGGTTAGTACTTCTTGTCAGTCTTTTTGTGGCAGTCCTTGCTCTTGCGGCTTTTGATCCTACGGTTTACGTCGAAGCAACCATTGGCGAACCTGACACACTCGACCCACACCTTGCTTACGACACAGCCAGCGGTGAAGTTCTTTACAACGTTTATGAAAACCTTATTGCTTACAAAGGCAGAAGCGTTAGCGAGTTCGAACCGAGACTTGCAACAGAAGTTCCATCTGTGAAAAACGGACTCATTAAAGACGGTGGGAAGACATACGTTTTCCCAATCAGAAAAGGAGTAAAGTTCCACAACGGTAACCCGCTTACACCAGAAGATGTTGAATACTCATTCGAACGCGGACTTCTTTACGACCCAGAAGGCGGTCCAATGTGGGTGCTCTGGTACGCGATTTTCGGAACACATTCAAGAGATGAAGCTCTTGAAGAGTTTGTAGGAAAACCAGTTGATGAGATTTATGACAAGAGCGGTGAGCCGAAGCCCGAGTACAAGCAGAAACTCATCGATTTCTACAAACAAGTTGTTGATCCAGCAATCGAAGTTCAAGGTGACAATGTTGTGATTAAACTCAAGAGAGCATACGCACCATTCATGAACATCATTGCACAAAGTGCCCACTGGGCAGCGATACTTGACAAAGAGTACTGTATAAAACTTGGACTCTGGGATGGAAAAGCAGAAACATGGTGGAAGTACAAAGATATGGAAAAAGAAGAATCACCACTTTACGGAACGGCAATGGGTACAGGTCCATACAAATTCGTCGAATGGGACAGAAAACAACAGAAAATTACACTCGTTGCAAATGAAAACTACTGGAGAGAACCAGCGAAGATAAAGAAAGTTATAATTTGGGGTATCGATGAATGGTCAACAAGAAAAGCAATGCTTGAGAAAGGCGACGCAGATTCCATAGCAGTCGTTCTCGAATACCTTGACCAGTTGAGAGGTAATAAGAACATACAAATTATCGAAAACATTCCAACAATGTCTGTTACGGTTCTTGCATTCAACTGGTCAGTCAACCCATCAAGCAAATACATAGGCAGTGGAAAACTTGACGGAAACGGAATACCGGTTGATTTCTTCAACGATGTGAACGCGAGAAAAGCAGTGGCATCGGCAATTAACTACGATGCTCTTATCAGAGACGTTCTCAAAGGTTTTGGTAAGAGAATACCAACAGCATTGCCAGAAGGACTCCTTGGATTTGATCCATCACTGCCACTTTACAAGTTCAACGTTAAATCAGTCCAAGACTACCTTAAGAAAGCATGGAATGGTCAAGCATGGACAAAAGGAATTAAGTTCAGCGTTGCTTATAACCAAGGAAACACAGCAAGACAAAGAGTCGCTGAAATGGTTAAGATGTATATGGAAATGGCAGCACCTGGAAAAGTCAAGATCGATGTCCAACCACTCCAGTGGCCAACATTCTTGGATGCAACGAAACGCGGCGAACTGCCAGTGTTTATACTCGGATGGCTTGCTGACTTCCCAGACCCAGATAACTTCATCTTTACATACTACCACAGCAACGGTGACTACTCATCAAGACAAGGTGAGAACTTCAGAAAATTCGTAAGCACCCCAAGAAAAGAACTTGGCGGAAAGAGCCTTGATGAACTTATCGAGGAAGCCGCAGCAGAAACTGATCCAGCAGTCAGAGGCAAGTTGTACGCACAAATTCAAAAGTTCGTTGTTGACAACTGTATAAGCGTACCAGTTTATCAACCAGTTGGAGTACGCGTCCAGAGAACATGGGTCAAAGGTTGGTTTGACAACCCAATGAGACCCGGTATGGACTTCTACACAGTTTACAAACAACAATAA
- a CDS encoding tetratricopeptide repeat protein: MKILRCTSVFVVLFVLLSAVFGISNQAIEYYSAAELSYKAGDYATALRNYELALSVDSTIEGYDSQLKFKMGISAYMIGDYDKAKSYLSGYHNDFVNALLESIAQRKAQDEWKKWIVKNRPVTSEMPEVSSQVPETQTKGKNNYFLLTVLIFAITFSVLIFAEFRIYRLRKVVELPVRPEAQPVEQPIVVEAEKMEEAIISEELQLLPKDAKVIDFESLMNSEIDVFKDILEQIQSQNIPSTGTEESKEPMIYGEQAELDKDVETTDEREKLIHEILDESRELVESIEEEKLNVENILSEEKGISEEHIDLEDQEMFLLERLREISDKLEEQKNITVEEFESIQKDFEEFDEIEKITEDETKILVRKLIELHRGGNN, encoded by the coding sequence ATGAAAATTCTAAGATGTACTTCGGTTTTCGTTGTTCTTTTTGTTCTTCTGTCAGCTGTTTTTGGTATTTCAAATCAAGCCATTGAGTATTATTCAGCTGCTGAATTGTCGTATAAAGCAGGAGATTACGCTACGGCGCTCCGAAATTATGAACTTGCATTGTCTGTCGATTCAACAATAGAAGGATATGACTCTCAACTCAAATTTAAGATGGGCATATCCGCATACATGATAGGCGACTATGACAAAGCCAAAAGTTACTTGTCTGGGTATCATAACGATTTTGTTAACGCGCTCCTCGAATCTATTGCTCAAAGAAAGGCTCAAGATGAATGGAAAAAATGGATTGTTAAAAATAGACCGGTAACTTCTGAAATGCCGGAAGTTTCTTCACAGGTTCCTGAAACGCAAACAAAAGGGAAGAACAATTACTTTTTGCTTACGGTGTTAATATTCGCAATTACTTTTTCCGTTCTCATATTTGCAGAGTTCAGGATTTATCGGCTGAGAAAAGTTGTTGAGCTGCCGGTGAGACCTGAAGCACAGCCAGTAGAACAGCCAATAGTTGTCGAAGCTGAAAAGATGGAAGAAGCAATTATATCTGAAGAATTACAATTGCTTCCGAAAGATGCCAAAGTAATAGATTTCGAATCTCTTATGAACAGCGAAATAGACGTCTTTAAGGACATTCTCGAACAAATTCAATCTCAAAATATCCCATCAACAGGTACAGAAGAGAGCAAAGAGCCGATGATTTACGGTGAGCAGGCAGAACTGGACAAAGATGTTGAAACTACGGATGAACGTGAAAAACTAATACACGAAATATTGGACGAATCGAGAGAGCTTGTTGAGAGTATCGAGGAAGAAAAGCTTAATGTAGAAAATATTTTGAGCGAAGAGAAAGGAATATCAGAAGAGCATATTGACCTAGAAGACCAGGAAATGTTTCTACTTGAGCGACTGAGAGAGATTTCAGACAAATTAGAAGAACAAAAGAACATTACCGTTGAAGAGTTTGAAAGTATTCAAAAAGATTTCGAAGAATTTGATGAAATAGAGAAAATAACGGAAGATGAAACAAAGATTCTTGTCAGAAAGCTTATTGAATTACACAGGGGTGGAAATAATTGA
- the rho gene encoding transcription termination factor Rho: MRQLEEMNMKELYELARKYDIPRYTSMRKQDLIFEILEAKAKAEGYFFGEGVLEIAPDGYGFLRSLETMLTGPKDIYLSQSQIRKFNLNTGDIVSGVIRPPKEGERFNAMIKIEAINYKPPEFANERVNFENLTPDYPKEKYILETKSDVFSTRIIDLFAPVGKGQRGMIVAPPKAGKTTILKEIANGIAENHPDTVRIVLLIDERPEEVTDIKESVDAKVIAAPFDMPSEKQIKIAELTLEMCKRLVEYGNHVVVLLDSLTRLARVYNVTVPPSGKLLTGGVDPAALHKPKQFFGAARNTREGGSLTIIATALVETGSKMDEVIFEEFKGTGNMELVLSRQLANKRIFPAINITLSGTRKEELLLDQNSLKKIWLLRRMLDSMSEEDGLKLLLSKMKTTKSNEEFLALIDAQKNA, from the coding sequence ATGAGGCAATTGGAAGAAATGAACATGAAAGAATTGTACGAACTGGCCCGAAAGTACGACATACCGCGATACACAAGCATGAGAAAGCAGGATCTGATATTTGAAATCTTAGAGGCAAAAGCAAAAGCGGAGGGCTATTTCTTTGGAGAAGGCGTCTTGGAAATAGCCCCGGATGGTTATGGCTTTTTGCGTAGTCTTGAGACTATGCTGACGGGTCCCAAGGACATATACTTATCACAATCACAGATAAGAAAATTCAATCTTAATACAGGGGACATTGTTTCCGGTGTTATACGCCCGCCGAAGGAAGGCGAACGTTTTAATGCAATGATAAAGATCGAAGCGATAAATTATAAACCACCTGAATTTGCGAATGAAAGGGTTAATTTTGAAAATCTCACGCCTGATTATCCAAAAGAAAAATACATTCTTGAAACAAAGAGCGATGTTTTCTCTACAAGAATCATAGACTTGTTTGCACCAGTGGGCAAAGGGCAGAGAGGAATGATTGTTGCTCCTCCAAAAGCGGGAAAGACCACCATACTTAAGGAAATAGCCAATGGAATTGCGGAAAACCATCCTGATACTGTGCGAATTGTCCTCCTAATAGATGAAAGACCTGAAGAAGTAACTGATATAAAAGAGTCCGTAGATGCAAAAGTTATAGCTGCTCCATTCGATATGCCGTCCGAAAAACAGATAAAAATAGCCGAGCTTACACTGGAAATGTGCAAAAGACTTGTAGAGTACGGAAACCACGTTGTCGTTCTTTTGGATAGTTTAACAAGACTTGCAAGGGTGTATAATGTTACTGTACCACCGAGTGGCAAATTACTAACTGGAGGAGTTGACCCTGCAGCATTGCACAAGCCGAAACAATTTTTCGGCGCGGCTCGGAATACGCGAGAAGGTGGTAGTCTGACGATAATAGCTACCGCACTTGTAGAAACCGGTTCGAAGATGGATGAAGTTATTTTTGAGGAGTTCAAAGGAACTGGTAATATGGAGTTAGTTCTTTCACGGCAGCTTGCGAATAAAAGGATATTCCCAGCTATAAATATAACGCTCTCTGGAACAAGGAAAGAAGAACTACTATTAGACCAAAATAGTTTAAAGAAAATTTGGCTCTTGAGACGTATGCTTGATTCAATGTCAGAAGAAGATGGTTTAAAACTCTTACTCAGCAAGATGAAAACAACGAAATCTAACGAAGAATTCTTGGCCCTGATCGATGCACAGAAGAATGCCTAA
- a CDS encoding peroxiredoxin has product MLKVGMGTPDFELVDHELNKVRLSSIKGKVVLVFYPGAFTSVCEKELCTFRDMIAKFNNLNATIFGISIDSPFANKAFAEKNRINFRLLSDFGGLVSKEYGGVHENFIGIPNYTVAKRAVFVVEDGKVLYAWVTEDPRVEPPYEEVEKVL; this is encoded by the coding sequence ATGTTAAAAGTTGGAATGGGTACACCAGATTTTGAATTAGTTGATCACGAATTGAACAAGGTTCGGTTGTCATCGATTAAAGGGAAAGTTGTTCTTGTATTTTACCCAGGAGCTTTCACCAGTGTATGTGAGAAAGAACTATGCACTTTTAGGGATATGATTGCAAAGTTTAACAACTTAAACGCTACAATATTCGGAATCAGTATTGATAGTCCTTTTGCAAACAAGGCTTTTGCTGAGAAGAATAGAATTAATTTCAGACTGCTATCAGATTTTGGTGGGTTAGTTTCAAAAGAATACGGCGGAGTACACGAAAATTTTATAGGTATACCGAATTATACAGTCGCAAAGCGTGCTGTGTTTGTCGTTGAAGATGGTAAAGTTCTCTATGCATGGGTAACGGAAGATCCAAGGGTAGAACCACCATATGAAGAAGTTGAAAAAGTTCTTTAA